One window from the genome of Leuconostoc suionicum encodes:
- a CDS encoding ABC transporter ATP-binding protein: protein MSIELQHLKKTYENGEEVLTDINTTIENGQFYILVGASGSGKSTILNAIAGFIPIDEGAIVIDGKDVTQLPPKNRNLSMVFQNYALMPNLTVSENIVFGLAARHTAKDIQQKKLREVLNLVHLEEYKDKKPGNLSGGQRQRVSLARALVSDAQIILMDEPLSNLDAKLRAEMRKEIRSLQQQLGITVIYVTHDQTEAMTMGDQVMLLNDGKIEQIGSPLDLYNVPANTFVADFFGSPAINLVDVSIKNDILELNKTFKIPFNFEKVQGNFKLGVRPENIVMNNTGKLTGKVTHIEPLGDGTNIEVEIGFGKSFRIKASEQINLTLGDSVNFDILLDKVLLFTAEGNLIKIGQSELAAI, encoded by the coding sequence ATGTCGATTGAATTGCAACATTTGAAAAAGACGTATGAAAATGGAGAAGAGGTTCTAACAGATATTAATACAACAATTGAAAATGGACAATTCTATATATTAGTTGGTGCATCAGGATCAGGTAAAAGTACTATTTTAAATGCTATTGCAGGATTTATTCCCATAGACGAGGGAGCAATTGTTATTGATGGTAAAGATGTAACGCAATTACCGCCAAAAAACAGAAATTTGTCTATGGTCTTTCAAAATTATGCATTGATGCCTAATTTGACAGTTTCAGAAAATATTGTATTTGGTTTAGCAGCAAGACATACTGCTAAAGATATTCAACAAAAAAAACTACGTGAAGTATTAAATTTAGTTCATTTAGAAGAATATAAAGATAAAAAGCCAGGTAATTTATCTGGTGGTCAGCGACAACGTGTTTCTTTGGCGCGGGCATTAGTATCCGATGCTCAAATTATATTAATGGATGAACCATTATCAAATTTAGATGCTAAACTTCGAGCTGAAATGCGCAAAGAGATACGCTCATTACAACAACAACTTGGTATAACAGTTATCTATGTTACACATGATCAAACAGAAGCAATGACAATGGGCGATCAAGTCATGTTATTGAACGATGGTAAGATAGAGCAAATTGGTTCGCCCTTAGATCTTTATAATGTTCCAGCCAATACATTTGTAGCTGATTTTTTTGGATCCCCAGCGATTAACTTAGTCGATGTCAGTATTAAAAATGATATTTTAGAATTAAATAAGACTTTCAAGATACCGTTTAATTTTGAAAAGGTTCAAGGTAATTTTAAGTTAGGTGTTCGTCCGGAAAATATAGTTATGAATAATACTGGAAAACTAACAGGAAAAGTGACGCATATTGAGCCATTGGGGGATGGTACAAATATAGAAGTTGAGATTGGTTTTGGTAAATCTTTTAGAATTAAAGCTAGTGAACAAATTAATTTAACTTTGGGAGATTCAGTTAACTTCGATATCTTGCTAGATAAGGTATTACTTTTCACAGCAGAAGGTAATTTGATTAAAATTGGTCAATCAGAGTTAGCTGCTATTTAA
- a CDS encoding aldo/keto reductase — protein sequence MYSANKDRYEKMIYNRVGNSGLQISAISLGLWNNFGSVDPYENQKEIIHQAFDLGITYFDLANNYGPIPGSAEENFGKIMATDMKPYRDEMVIASKAGHEMWPGPYGNWNSRKSIVASADQSLRRTGLDYFDIFYSHRPDPMTPVAETAQALDQLVRQGKALYIGISKYSSQETQEIIDIFKELKTPFIIHQPRYNMFDRKAEQDLFTTLGENKKGAVGFSSLAQGLLSDKYLKGIPNNSRANKATIPFLTPEKVEPTINTVQKLNQIAQRRGQTLPQMALAWNLRIPELASVLIGASNPKQVIENVKALDNLSFSPEELLEIDHALSEYAVS from the coding sequence ATGTATAGCGCTAATAAAGATCGTTACGAGAAAATGATATATAACAGAGTTGGCAACAGTGGATTACAGATTTCAGCTATTAGTTTGGGGCTTTGGAATAACTTTGGTAGTGTGGATCCCTACGAAAACCAAAAGGAAATTATTCATCAAGCTTTTGATTTGGGTATCACGTATTTTGATTTAGCCAATAATTATGGTCCTATACCAGGAAGCGCTGAAGAAAATTTCGGCAAGATTATGGCTACGGATATGAAACCTTATCGTGATGAGATGGTTATTGCAAGCAAGGCTGGTCACGAAATGTGGCCAGGGCCTTATGGTAATTGGAATTCTCGAAAAAGTATCGTTGCCAGTGCGGATCAAAGCTTAAGACGCACTGGTTTAGACTATTTTGATATTTTTTATAGTCACCGTCCTGATCCGATGACGCCAGTTGCAGAAACCGCACAGGCTTTAGACCAACTGGTTCGTCAAGGAAAGGCGCTTTATATTGGTATTTCTAAATATTCAAGTCAAGAAACACAAGAGATTATCGATATTTTTAAAGAATTAAAGACGCCGTTCATCATTCATCAACCACGTTACAATATGTTTGATCGTAAAGCCGAGCAAGATTTGTTTACAACATTAGGAGAAAACAAAAAAGGTGCGGTTGGATTTAGCTCACTAGCTCAAGGGTTGTTGTCAGATAAATACTTGAAAGGTATTCCAAATAATTCACGTGCAAACAAAGCGACAATTCCTTTTTTGACACCAGAAAAAGTTGAGCCAACGATTAATACGGTGCAAAAGTTGAATCAAATTGCACAAAGGAGAGGTCAAACGCTACCACAAATGGCACTTGCTTGGAATTTACGAATTCCTGAATTGGCTAGTGTTTTGATTGGTGCTAGTAATCCAAAACAGGTTATAGAAAATGTCAAAGCTTTGGACAATTTATCATTTTCACCAGAAGAGTTGCTTGAAATTGATCACGCATTGAGCGAATATGCAGTAAGCTAA
- a CDS encoding beta-galactosidase, translated as MTSIKQILARHDWENPVVTNWNRLSLHTSMSYANERDKQEIKQPRKSLNGPWQFSYFENLSEIDEEWREKDLPTSKNIHVPSNWQLQGDYDVPVYTNVTYPFPVNPPYVPNENPIGAYSKKVFLDNKWFAENTESHVVFNGVGSAFYLWVNGEWVGYSEDSRLPAEFDITEELRAGENRIAVLVLKWSKASYFEDQDMWRMSGIFRDVDLIRVPKTRFQDLAIETKLDEDLDDATVEVRAQLVGNSADNLSVTAELFYHGISLFKATEQFGNRIIDERGANDNQVSLELPVKNPALWSAEVPNLYDIKVSLHNEEENYQIENKKVGIRKIQIKDGLLTLNNQPLLIRGVNKHEFNSKTGYYVDEKTMIDDIRMMKEHNFNAVRLSHYPNASRWYELCDQYGLYLVDEANIETHGVKPMNYLTNDPKYLPLMMERVTRMVQRDYNHPSIIIWSLGNESGYGHNHDAMYQWLKKTDPSRPIQYEGGGADTPATDIIAPMYARVDQDQVEEVNSKWAIKKWIGLPKEKRPLILCEYAHSMGNSLGGFNKYWEAFEKYPRLQGGFIWDWVDQGLLTKNNEGQSYYAYGGDFGDYPNDRQFSLDGLLFPDRTPKPALLEAKYCQQYFAFQLEKDPTGKVNSMIVSSKYLFKTVNDATLIYQILSNDQVIKTQKIKLNLAPQTEERVSLNFSDNNNDDVYMNCQIVQDSTDGLIRSGTLLAYKQFILRNKPLMISEVPSSSDDYDDFLINDAVDSLSISLDGAIWQFNKRTGWLSNWIKNGQEKVLSPLKDQFSRAALDNDIGVSEVTNIDPDAWFERWQATGFNHLNERLVQFNWTAVKDEVRITTQHQFLSPIDQHIMFISSKEYRITHIGDLKVYVDVWRQVADPQPARIGLSVQINATTNAVAYSGLGPMENYPDRRSSAIRGKWNASLKDLYTPYVFPSENGLRTEVAYLEFDHHVIRALEQRFSFNLSQFSQAQLSAATHRHLLKPEEGVWLNIDGYHMGVGGDDSWSPSVSPEFLLSNDHYHYSFLWSNTEGEANV; from the coding sequence ATGACAAGTATAAAACAAATATTAGCGCGCCATGATTGGGAAAACCCAGTGGTAACGAATTGGAATCGATTATCACTACATACGAGTATGAGTTACGCTAATGAACGAGACAAACAGGAAATTAAACAACCACGAAAAAGCCTCAATGGTCCTTGGCAGTTTAGTTATTTTGAAAACCTATCAGAAATTGATGAAGAATGGCGAGAAAAAGACTTGCCTACGTCAAAAAATATTCATGTTCCTAGTAATTGGCAGTTACAGGGGGACTATGATGTTCCTGTTTATACAAACGTTACTTATCCATTCCCTGTAAATCCACCGTATGTGCCGAATGAGAATCCAATTGGCGCTTATTCCAAAAAGGTCTTTCTTGATAATAAATGGTTTGCAGAAAACACAGAATCGCATGTTGTCTTTAATGGCGTTGGTTCTGCCTTTTATCTTTGGGTTAATGGAGAGTGGGTCGGCTATTCAGAAGACAGTCGCTTACCAGCAGAATTTGACATCACTGAAGAATTGCGAGCTGGTGAAAATCGTATTGCTGTTTTGGTGTTGAAGTGGAGCAAGGCGAGCTATTTTGAAGATCAAGATATGTGGCGAATGTCAGGAATTTTTCGTGATGTTGATCTTATTCGTGTTCCAAAAACAAGATTTCAGGATTTAGCAATTGAGACAAAACTGGATGAAGATCTTGACGACGCGACCGTTGAGGTTAGGGCACAGTTAGTTGGAAATTCGGCGGATAACTTGAGTGTGACTGCTGAATTATTTTACCATGGTATAAGCTTGTTCAAAGCAACAGAGCAATTTGGTAATCGAATAATCGACGAACGTGGTGCTAATGATAATCAAGTGAGTTTAGAATTACCAGTAAAAAATCCGGCATTATGGTCAGCTGAAGTACCAAATTTATATGATATAAAAGTTTCTTTGCACAATGAGGAAGAAAACTATCAGATTGAAAATAAGAAAGTTGGCATAAGAAAGATTCAGATTAAAGATGGTTTACTGACTTTAAATAATCAACCGTTATTAATTCGTGGTGTCAATAAGCATGAATTTAATTCAAAAACAGGATATTATGTTGATGAAAAAACAATGATTGATGATATTCGGATGATGAAGGAGCACAATTTTAATGCAGTACGGCTTTCTCATTATCCCAACGCTTCACGATGGTACGAGCTGTGTGATCAATATGGATTATATTTAGTAGATGAGGCAAATATCGAGACACATGGTGTCAAGCCAATGAATTATCTTACAAATGATCCTAAATACTTACCACTGATGATGGAACGAGTGACACGAATGGTCCAAAGAGACTATAATCATCCATCAATTATTATTTGGTCTTTGGGGAATGAGTCTGGCTATGGGCATAATCATGATGCAATGTATCAATGGCTTAAAAAGACCGACCCTTCTCGTCCAATTCAGTATGAGGGTGGTGGTGCTGATACACCGGCAACGGACATTATTGCACCGATGTATGCACGTGTTGACCAAGATCAAGTGGAAGAGGTCAACTCAAAATGGGCTATTAAAAAATGGATTGGTTTGCCAAAAGAAAAGCGACCACTGATATTGTGTGAGTATGCGCATAGCATGGGCAATAGTTTAGGTGGATTTAATAAATATTGGGAGGCTTTCGAAAAATATCCAAGACTTCAGGGTGGCTTCATTTGGGATTGGGTAGATCAGGGCCTGCTCACAAAAAATAACGAAGGGCAATCATATTATGCTTATGGTGGCGATTTTGGTGATTATCCTAATGATCGCCAATTTAGCTTGGATGGGTTACTATTTCCTGATCGCACTCCAAAACCAGCTTTGCTGGAAGCAAAATACTGTCAACAATATTTCGCTTTCCAACTGGAAAAAGATCCAACCGGGAAAGTTAACTCTATGATCGTCTCAAGTAAGTATTTATTCAAAACAGTCAATGATGCGACCTTAATTTATCAAATTTTGTCAAATGATCAGGTGATTAAGACTCAAAAAATCAAACTCAATTTAGCACCCCAAACTGAAGAGAGAGTCAGTTTAAATTTCTCCGATAACAATAATGATGATGTCTACATGAACTGTCAGATTGTTCAAGATAGCACTGATGGCCTTATCCGCTCTGGAACATTACTAGCTTACAAGCAATTTATTTTGAGAAATAAACCACTAATGATTAGTGAGGTACCATCATCCTCTGATGATTATGATGATTTCCTTATAAATGACGCGGTAGACTCCTTGTCCATTTCTTTAGATGGTGCTATCTGGCAGTTTAATAAGCGTACAGGTTGGTTATCTAATTGGATAAAGAATGGACAGGAAAAAGTACTGTCCCCATTGAAAGATCAATTTAGTAGAGCGGCTTTAGACAATGATATTGGAGTGAGTGAGGTGACAAATATTGATCCAGATGCTTGGTTTGAAAGATGGCAAGCAACTGGGTTCAATCATTTGAATGAAAGGCTTGTGCAATTCAACTGGACAGCAGTAAAAGATGAAGTACGAATCACGACACAGCATCAATTTTTATCACCGATTGATCAACATATCATGTTTATATCCAGTAAAGAATATCGAATAACTCATATTGGTGATTTAAAAGTGTATGTGGATGTTTGGCGGCAAGTTGCTGATCCACAACCAGCGCGTATTGGATTGAGTGTTCAAATTAACGCAACGACTAACGCAGTGGCGTATAGTGGATTGGGTCCAATGGAAAACTATCCAGATAGGCGTTCATCGGCTATTCGTGGCAAATGGAATGCTTCCTTGAAGGATCTTTATACACCGTATGTTTTTCCTAGTGAAAATGGCTTGCGAACGGAAGTTGCGTACCTTGAATTTGATCATCATGTCATTCGGGCACTTGAACAACGTTTTTCATTTAATTTGAGTCAATTTAGTCAAGCACAATTGTCGGCTGCCACCCACCGACACCTATTAAAACCTGAAGAGGGTGTTTGGTTGAACATCGATGGCTATCATATGGGTGTTGGTGGCGATGATTCTTGGTCTCCAAGCGTGTCGCCTGAGTTTTTATTATCAAACGATCATTATCATTATAGTTTTTTGTGGTCAAATACAGAAGGAGAAGCAAATGTATAG
- a CDS encoding threonine/serine exporter family protein: MDKNSNPHVLKKIPLSLRHHMTIPWASFIKSKNIPAKNASLQERASIVGRIGILMLSCGTGAWRVRDAMNKVARKLDLTCSADIGLISLEYTCFSNNQSYTQVLSLPNTGVNTDKLNILEHFVNNIQDDFSSLTIGQIHHTINDIQNRPKQYTPLTSGLAAALACSAFIFLLGGGIPEMICSFIGAGIGNYVRSILGKHAITTIVGVAISVATACITYMFAFRIFEFYFHILAQHEAGYIGAMLFVIPGFPFITSMLDISKLDMRSGLERLAYAIMITLIATLVGWLVASLVHFRPANFLPLGLSSVTLMLLRIPASFCGVFGFSIMFNSSKKMAAVAGCIGAIANTLRLELVDLTTIPPAAAAFVAALVAGLIASMVNRYNGYPRISLTVPSIVIMVPGLYIYRAVYNIGNNQIGIGALWMTKAALIIMFLPLGLFVARAILDKDWRHFD; this comes from the coding sequence ATGGACAAGAATAGTAATCCACACGTGTTAAAAAAAATACCTTTGTCTTTACGCCATCACATGACGATTCCTTGGGCCAGTTTTATTAAAAGCAAAAATATTCCAGCTAAAAATGCTAGCCTCCAGGAACGCGCCTCAATTGTTGGTCGAATTGGTATTCTCATGTTGTCTTGCGGTACTGGAGCATGGCGTGTGCGAGATGCAATGAATAAGGTCGCTAGAAAACTAGATCTTACATGCTCTGCCGATATTGGATTAATTTCATTGGAATATACTTGTTTTAGCAATAATCAAAGTTATACTCAAGTATTATCCTTGCCAAATACAGGTGTAAATACCGACAAGCTAAATATTTTAGAGCATTTCGTTAACAATATCCAAGATGATTTTTCATCTTTAACTATTGGTCAAATTCATCATACGATTAACGACATTCAGAATAGACCAAAGCAATATACGCCGCTCACCTCAGGCCTCGCTGCTGCTCTAGCATGTAGCGCGTTCATTTTTTTACTTGGCGGTGGTATTCCAGAGATGATCTGTTCATTTATTGGTGCTGGAATTGGAAACTATGTCCGTTCAATTTTAGGTAAACATGCTATAACTACTATTGTGGGCGTCGCTATCAGTGTTGCCACAGCATGTATCACCTATATGTTTGCATTTAGAATATTCGAATTTTATTTCCATATTTTAGCTCAGCATGAAGCCGGATATATTGGGGCTATGCTCTTCGTTATTCCTGGTTTTCCTTTTATTACTAGCATGTTAGATATCTCTAAATTAGACATGCGCTCTGGTTTGGAAAGACTAGCTTACGCCATAATGATCACGCTAATTGCCACATTAGTGGGCTGGTTAGTCGCTTCGCTGGTTCATTTTCGACCAGCAAACTTTTTGCCACTTGGCTTATCGTCAGTCACACTGATGTTACTTCGTATCCCAGCCAGTTTTTGCGGTGTATTTGGTTTCTCAATCATGTTTAACAGCTCGAAAAAAATGGCTGCTGTAGCTGGTTGTATTGGGGCAATTGCCAACACTTTGCGACTAGAACTGGTCGATTTAACTACTATTCCTCCCGCAGCGGCGGCATTTGTTGCTGCTTTGGTTGCTGGATTAATCGCATCGATGGTCAATCGTTACAATGGTTATCCAAGAATTTCCTTAACTGTTCCTTCCATCGTCATTATGGTGCCTGGTTTGTATATCTATCGTGCAGTATATAATATTGGTAACAATCAAATCGGTATTGGCGCGCTATGGATGACCAAAGCTGCTTTAATTATCATGTTCTTACCACTCGGATTGTTTGTGGCACGTGCCATACTAGATAAAGACTGGCGGCATTTTGATTAA
- a CDS encoding NAD(P)-dependent oxidoreductase yields MALLLAVKAITQENREFLAQYDISVVTPDTITDEQLPEVLISYAWDTEIGHKILANPESKLKWIQAQSAGVDYLPLKTLQDRQITVTNASGLKAVPISQTVLGYILHFARGLNVYTTRKHWEPFTDQYLMSELPVLVFGTGRIGQQIAHAVKSLGGVVFGVNTTGRPVEGFDATYAISDYQEALAKSQVVVDGLPGTKETENFFDEHFFQQFNQLFLFINIGRGTTLNQDDLLSAIDDSRVKYAALDVTTPEPLPMNHPLFERPQILLTQHTSWGEQESAGRVGGLFRLFEKNVPSFMANGTFVQNVVDLDKGY; encoded by the coding sequence ATGGCATTATTACTGGCAGTGAAAGCAATAACGCAAGAAAACCGTGAATTTCTTGCACAATATGATATTAGCGTTGTGACACCAGATACGATTACCGATGAGCAATTACCTGAGGTATTGATAAGTTATGCTTGGGATACAGAAATTGGACATAAAATTCTTGCTAACCCAGAATCTAAATTAAAGTGGATTCAGGCGCAATCGGCTGGTGTTGACTACTTACCCTTGAAAACGCTACAGGATCGTCAAATTACTGTGACAAATGCGAGTGGGTTAAAAGCGGTACCTATATCTCAAACTGTTTTAGGCTATATTCTTCACTTTGCTCGTGGCTTAAATGTTTATACTACACGAAAACATTGGGAACCTTTTACAGATCAGTATTTGATGAGCGAATTACCAGTTTTGGTGTTTGGTACTGGTCGAATTGGGCAGCAAATTGCTCATGCTGTAAAATCATTGGGCGGTGTAGTTTTTGGTGTAAATACCACAGGTCGCCCTGTTGAAGGGTTCGATGCAACTTATGCAATTTCTGACTATCAAGAAGCACTAGCTAAATCGCAAGTTGTTGTTGACGGATTACCAGGGACAAAAGAAACTGAAAACTTTTTTGATGAGCATTTTTTCCAACAGTTTAATCAATTGTTTTTGTTTATCAATATTGGGCGTGGCACAACTTTGAATCAGGACGATCTACTTTCAGCAATTGATGATTCTCGTGTCAAATATGCTGCATTAGACGTCACAACACCTGAACCATTACCAATGAATCATCCATTATTTGAGCGACCACAGATTTTGTTGACACAACACACAAGTTGGGGTGAACAAGAAAGTGCTGGTCGTGTAGGTGGACTATTTCGTTTATTTGAAAAAAATGTGCCTTCATTTATGGCTAATGGTACGTTTGTTCAAAATGTCGTTGATCTAGATAAAGGATATTGA
- a CDS encoding branched-chain amino acid aminotransferase encodes MSEQRKAKAEDFDWDNLGFEYHDLPYRFRAYYKDGKWSEGGLETDSNIPVNEAATGLHYGQTIFEGLKVYRRKDGGANIFRPDRNAKRLQNSAARLMMAPVPEELFVRALKEVTKANQDFIPPYGTGATLYLRPFEFGGGPVVGVHPADNYVFEVYATPVGAYYKGGLTPTAYVTNHYDRAAHGGTGAAKAGGNYGASMLAGDEAHAAGYSDVVYLDPRLHENIEELGSANFFGITKDGRFLTPKSPSILPSVTKYSLLEVAKELGLQAEETTISINDLDQFAEAGAMGTAAVISPVGSITHNGNKHVFYSETEVGPWTQKLYDRLTAIQYGDQEGPEGWAVDVPLD; translated from the coding sequence ATGTCAGAACAACGAAAGGCTAAAGCTGAAGATTTTGATTGGGACAACTTGGGATTTGAATACCATGACCTTCCTTATCGTTTTCGTGCCTATTATAAAGACGGTAAGTGGAGCGAAGGCGGTCTCGAAACTGATTCAAATATTCCAGTCAATGAAGCAGCAACCGGACTTCATTATGGACAAACAATTTTCGAGGGGTTGAAAGTTTATCGCCGTAAGGATGGTGGTGCAAACATTTTCCGTCCTGACCGTAATGCAAAACGTCTACAAAATTCAGCCGCTCGTTTGATGATGGCTCCCGTCCCTGAAGAACTTTTTGTGCGTGCTTTAAAAGAAGTTACGAAGGCAAACCAAGATTTTATACCACCCTACGGAACTGGCGCAACACTTTATCTACGTCCCTTTGAATTTGGTGGTGGCCCAGTTGTCGGCGTGCATCCAGCAGATAACTATGTCTTTGAAGTATACGCAACCCCTGTTGGTGCTTACTATAAGGGTGGCTTAACACCAACAGCCTACGTTACTAATCATTATGATCGTGCCGCTCATGGTGGTACTGGTGCAGCCAAGGCCGGTGGTAACTATGGTGCCTCAATGCTTGCTGGTGATGAAGCCCATGCTGCTGGGTATTCTGATGTTGTTTACTTGGATCCTCGTTTGCATGAGAATATTGAAGAGTTGGGATCAGCCAATTTCTTCGGTATCACAAAGGATGGTCGCTTCTTAACACCAAAGTCACCTTCAATCTTGCCTTCTGTCACAAAGTATTCATTACTTGAGGTAGCCAAGGAACTTGGATTGCAAGCCGAAGAAACTACTATTTCAATTAACGATCTTGACCAATTTGCCGAAGCCGGTGCGATGGGAACTGCCGCTGTAATTTCTCCTGTAGGTTCAATTACACATAACGGTAACAAGCACGTATTCTATTCTGAAACAGAAGTTGGTCCTTGGACACAAAAGCTTTACGATCGCTTGACAGCCATCCAATATGGTGACCAAGAAGGTCCCGAAGGTTGGGCAGTCGACGTACCACTTGATTAA
- a CDS encoding YutD family protein: MDHDTLKERTLKQQEERKGTYEVKKLGNEVEIDRLTLEIVEDFKDAFDEDKLAIRYTPLLAQYDYIVGDISAEQLRLKGFYNNSRAVNNHDKIQSLQDYLYEYVNFGAPYFVLENINPRVPEVNERSKNKNKSKHHRPVAHKKESRAKVAAAKQKNKKPFVIKQK; the protein is encoded by the coding sequence ATGGATCACGACACACTAAAAGAACGTACACTCAAACAACAAGAGGAACGCAAAGGGACTTATGAAGTTAAAAAGCTGGGTAATGAGGTTGAAATTGACCGTTTGACGCTAGAAATAGTTGAAGACTTTAAAGATGCCTTTGATGAAGATAAACTAGCCATTCGATATACACCACTACTAGCTCAGTATGATTATATTGTAGGGGATATTTCTGCTGAACAATTACGCTTGAAGGGCTTTTATAATAATAGTAGAGCAGTGAATAATCATGATAAAATTCAATCTTTACAGGATTATCTGTATGAATATGTGAATTTTGGCGCACCATACTTTGTTTTAGAAAATATTAATCCCCGTGTCCCTGAAGTAAACGAGCGTTCCAAAAATAAGAATAAAAGTAAGCATCATCGGCCCGTAGCTCATAAAAAAGAATCAAGAGCAAAAGTGGCTGCCGCTAAACAAAAAAATAAGAAACCATTTGTAATTAAGCAAAAATAA
- a CDS encoding bifunctional metallophosphatase/5'-nucleotidase: protein MGTIHLLHTNDIHSHFENWPRISRYLLAGQAMYDESFTFDIGDAIDRLHPLTEATQGLSNVALMNDVHYDGVTIGNNEGLVFSHDTMNHLYDNANFDVLLANLKEMPHDTQPKWAKNYKILTTKDDTKIGVIGLTAPYQLTYPALGWEPIAVDATLDKYLPVLRNQVDIILLLSHLGLPTDEHIAQKYDIDVIMGAHTHHLLPQGKMVNGTLLAAAGRYGENVGDITLTIKDHRIIHKSAITTPTYELAENDDDYKTIRGWIAKGRELLEQQYVCTLPREITPDEQVYDGLRALRQYYNVPVSMISTGMFSEELPKGKLSRYELLESMPHAINPMLINISGEKLFSLLRSIDEQMTNLAQYPMKGSGFRGKIFGYMRFDGIDRQKNGEVLYNGEAIDKGKLYKIATLDHYKWISFFPDVAQAPAKIELNLLLRELMANYYANKYKDN from the coding sequence ATGGGGACAATTCACTTATTACACACAAATGACATTCATTCGCATTTCGAAAATTGGCCGCGCATATCACGCTATCTGTTAGCAGGTCAGGCTATGTATGATGAGAGTTTTACATTTGATATTGGGGATGCAATTGACAGGTTACATCCATTGACCGAAGCAACTCAGGGGTTGAGCAATGTTGCGCTAATGAATGATGTACATTACGATGGTGTGACTATTGGGAACAATGAAGGGCTTGTTTTCTCACATGACACCATGAATCATTTATATGATAATGCTAACTTTGATGTGTTATTGGCTAATTTGAAGGAAATGCCTCATGATACGCAACCTAAATGGGCTAAAAATTACAAAATTTTGACCACTAAGGATGACACGAAAATAGGTGTCATAGGCTTAACAGCACCATACCAACTAACTTATCCGGCACTTGGCTGGGAGCCCATTGCTGTTGATGCGACATTAGACAAGTACTTACCAGTTTTGCGTAATCAAGTAGATATTATTTTGTTACTCTCTCATTTGGGTTTGCCAACAGATGAGCACATTGCTCAGAAATATGACATAGATGTTATTATGGGCGCCCATACGCATCATTTGTTACCGCAAGGAAAAATGGTTAATGGCACTTTGTTAGCAGCAGCAGGGCGTTATGGCGAAAACGTCGGTGATATTACATTAACCATTAAGGACCATCGAATTATTCATAAGTCAGCGATAACAACACCCACTTATGAGTTAGCAGAAAATGATGATGATTATAAAACAATTCGAGGTTGGATTGCTAAGGGACGAGAATTACTCGAACAACAGTACGTGTGCACATTGCCTCGTGAAATAACACCAGATGAACAGGTTTATGATGGCCTACGTGCTTTGAGGCAGTATTATAATGTGCCGGTATCGATGATTTCTACAGGAATGTTTAGTGAAGAATTACCAAAAGGTAAACTAAGTCGCTATGAACTACTAGAAAGTATGCCACATGCAATTAATCCAATGCTAATTAACATATCTGGAGAAAAACTATTCTCCTTATTGCGCAGTATTGACGAACAGATGACCAACCTAGCGCAGTATCCTATGAAAGGTAGTGGGTTTCGAGGTAAAATTTTTGGTTATATGCGTTTTGATGGTATTGATCGACAAAAGAATGGTGAAGTTTTGTATAATGGAGAGGCGATCGATAAAGGTAAATTGTATAAAATAGCGACACTCGATCATTACAAGTGGATTTCTTTTTTCCCAGATGTAGCGCAAGCGCCAGCAAAAATAGAATTAAATCTACTTTTGCGTGAACTTATGGCAAATTATTATGCGAATAAATATAAGGATAACTAA